AATGGTCGCGCTGGTATCTGGCGCACCCGAAAGTATTTACCGTTGCCGCGGTGATCCCGATGTTCCCAGGCATCTCGGCCTATTCGGCCATGATATCCGCCGTGAAGATCAGCCACTTCGGCTATACCGATGCCTTGATGATTTCGCTGGTGACCAACTTCCTTAAAGCCGCGTCCACCGTTGGCGCGCTCTCTATCGGGCTGTCGCTGCCCGGCCTGTGGCTCTATCGAAAACGTCCGCGCGTATAACGACTATCAAAGCAAAAGATAAAACCTGGCTTGCAATTAAATCGTGCACTATCTATATTGAAAGCATGAAGACGACACAACAACACGACGGGCTCTCGCTGGGCTTAGACAATCAGCTCTGCTTCGCGCTTTACTCGACAAACCTGGCGCTACATAAAATTTACCGCCAGCTACTGACACCGCTCGGGCTGACGTACCCGCAATATCTGGTGATGCTGGTGCTGTGGGAGAAGGACGACGTGACCGTTTCTGAGATTGGCGAGCGACTCTATCTGGATTCCGCCACGCTGACGCCGCTGTTAAAGCGGATGGAAACCGCGGGGCTGCTGATGCGCCAGCGTTCGCGTCAGGATGAACGACAAGTGATCGTCACGCTCACCGACGCAGGCCGGCAGCTCAAGGCCGAAGCCCACAACATACCGGGCTCGGTGCTCTGCGCCACCGCGTGCGACAAAGAGACTTTGCTGGATCTGAAAGATCAGCTTGAAGCATTACGCCATAATCTGAATCAGTCGTAAGCGCCATCTTCGGATGGCGTGAAAGCACCAAATAAGTAGCGCACGATTAAATCGCCTAAAACTTAAATAAGGAATATTACATGTCTTTAGAAAACGTCATCTACCGCGCCAAAGCCAAAGCCACCGGAGGCCGCGACGGCCGCGCCACTTCTTCTGACGGCGTGCTGGATGTAAAGCTTGGCGTACCGAAAGAGATGGGCGGCATGGGCGGCGATGTCACCAACCCGGAACAGCTGTTTGCCGCAGGCTACTCCGCCTGCTTCCTGGGCGCGATGAAATTTGTCTCCGCCCGCGACAAAATCGCGATGCCGAAAGACGCGTTTATTGAAGGCGAAGTCGGGATCGGCCCACTGCCGACCGGTTTTGGTATCGAAGCGAAGCTGAATATTCACCTGCCGGGGATGGACGCGGCAGAAGCGCAGAAACTGGTCGATGCGGCGCATATCGTCTGCCCGTACTCTAACGCGACCCGTGGCAACATCGACGTCACTCTGAATATCATTGCCTGACGCTATCCCCGCTAACGGGGAAGCTTAAAATAAAAAACGAAACTGCCCTCACCAGGGGACGCGGAGCGCGCCAGATATCATGGCGCGCTCTTTTTTTTACGTGCGATCCCATGCGCCAATAAGCTCAAACCCCGCCTCTGACTATGCTACTATGAAGGAATTATCGTCTCTGCTGGCGATTTTCGCGCCAGTGTCTGATAACGCTTTGATTGAGAACGTTTTATGTCTTCCAGAATCCTGACCCCTGATGTCGTTGATATTGACGCCTTCCGGCGCAATCCCGGCAGCGCGCTGGCGCACGCCGAACGTGGGGCCGTGGCGGTGTTTGATAACAATGCGCCCGCATTTTATGCCGTGACGCCGGCGCGCATGGCGGAACTGCTGGCGCTGGAAAAACAGCTCGCCGCGCCCCGCTCCGATGTCGCGCTGGAAGCGCAATTTTTCGACGAAGGAAACGACGTCGCCCAGCCCGTGCCGGTGCCGATGGGCAAATTCGCCATGTATCCGGGCTGGCAGCCCGACCCCGAGTTTCAGCGTATGGCCGCGCTCTGGGGCATTCCGCTGGCCCAGCCGGTCACCAGCGAAGAGCTGGCCTCGTTTGTCGCTTACTGGCAGGCGGAAGGCAAAGTCTTCCACCACATCCAATGGCAGCAGAAGCTGGCGCGCAGTATTCAGATGAACCGCGCCACCTTTACGTCATCAACGCGGCGCGATGTAAACGCCATCGCGCAGCCGGACGACCATATTCCTGACGGCTTTCGAGGGTAACAATGAAAAACGTCACTGATCTGATGATGCGCCTGAAGCGGCTGATGCCGCCTGACGTCAAGCCGGCCTTTAAAACCGGCGAAGAGCTTATCGCCTGGCAGCAGGAGCAGGGGCGAATTCGCTCAGAGGCCATCGAGCGCGAAAACCGCGCGATGAAAATGCAGCGCACCTTCAACCGCTCTGGCATTCGCCCGCTGCATCAGAACTGTTCGTTCGATAACTATCGTGTTGAAAACGACGGGCAGATGAACGCCGTCAACAAAGCGCGCCAGTATGTCGACGCTTTTGACGGCAACATCGCGAGCTTTGTTTTCGCCGGTAAACCGGGCACCGGCAAGAACCATCTTGCCGCCGCGATCTGTAATGAACTGCTGCTGCGCGGCAAATCGGTGATGATCATTACCGTCGCCGATATCATGTCCGCCATGAAAGACACGTTCGGCAACCGCGAAACCAGCGAAGAGCAGCTTTTAAAAGATCTGAGCAGCGTCGATCTGCTGGTGATCGACGAGATCGGTATGCAGAGTGAGTCGCGCTACGAGAAAGTGATCATCAACCAGCTGGTGGATCGTCGCTCGTCCTCTAAGCGCCCCACCGGCATGCTGACCAACCAGAACATGGAAGAGATGACCAAGCTTCTCGGCGAGCGCGTGATGGATCGTATGCGCCTTGGCAACAGCCTGTGGGTGAATTTCAACTGGGACAGCTACCGCAGCCGCGTCACGGGTAAAGAGTACTAAACTCCGCACTTTTTACGGGGCGCGTTTTCTGCGCCCCGACACTTCCCCTTCCCTGCCGTCTCGCTTTACTTTTGCGCCTCTGCAGTGAAATC
This sequence is a window from Cronobacter sakazakii. Protein-coding genes within it:
- a CDS encoding threonine/serine exporter, yielding MDIIRIITLMLEDMLLSAIPAAGFAMVFNVPRRALPWCALLGAVGHGSRTVMIMMGLNIEWGTFLAAMLVGCIGIQWSRWYLAHPKVFTVAAVIPMFPGISAYSAMISAVKISHFGYTDALMISLVTNFLKAASTVGALSIGLSLPGLWLYRKRPRV
- a CDS encoding MarR family winged helix-turn-helix transcriptional regulator, yielding MKTTQQHDGLSLGLDNQLCFALYSTNLALHKIYRQLLTPLGLTYPQYLVMLVLWEKDDVTVSEIGERLYLDSATLTPLLKRMETAGLLMRQRSRQDERQVIVTLTDAGRQLKAEAHNIPGSVLCATACDKETLLDLKDQLEALRHNLNQS
- a CDS encoding organic hydroperoxide resistance protein codes for the protein MSLENVIYRAKAKATGGRDGRATSSDGVLDVKLGVPKEMGGMGGDVTNPEQLFAAGYSACFLGAMKFVSARDKIAMPKDAFIEGEVGIGPLPTGFGIEAKLNIHLPGMDAAEAQKLVDAAHIVCPYSNATRGNIDVTLNIIA
- the dnaT gene encoding primosomal protein DnaT; the encoded protein is MSSRILTPDVVDIDAFRRNPGSALAHAERGAVAVFDNNAPAFYAVTPARMAELLALEKQLAAPRSDVALEAQFFDEGNDVAQPVPVPMGKFAMYPGWQPDPEFQRMAALWGIPLAQPVTSEELASFVAYWQAEGKVFHHIQWQQKLARSIQMNRATFTSSTRRDVNAIAQPDDHIPDGFRG
- the dnaC gene encoding DNA replication protein DnaC, yielding MKNVTDLMMRLKRLMPPDVKPAFKTGEELIAWQQEQGRIRSEAIERENRAMKMQRTFNRSGIRPLHQNCSFDNYRVENDGQMNAVNKARQYVDAFDGNIASFVFAGKPGTGKNHLAAAICNELLLRGKSVMIITVADIMSAMKDTFGNRETSEEQLLKDLSSVDLLVIDEIGMQSESRYEKVIINQLVDRRSSSKRPTGMLTNQNMEEMTKLLGERVMDRMRLGNSLWVNFNWDSYRSRVTGKEY